The genomic region CTGGAGCCGCCAGCGGACCCGGTCGTCGGCGTACCAGGTCCAGCGGTGCACCGGACGCGGAAAGGGCACCCCGTCGCGGACGATGCGGGCCGGGTCGGAGGCGATCTGGAGGGCCCGGCCGCTGGTCTGACGGGTGGGCCGCAGGGGCTGGAGCATGACCGTGACACCGATCGTGTCCACCGCGCGCCAGTCCGGGCGGACGTCGATGCGGGTGATCTCGCCGTCGGCCACCTTGATGTCGTCGTGGTGCGCCTGCAACCCCAGCCGACGGCTCAGGGAGCGGCGTCCGTCACCGGCGGCCTCCACGCGGCCGTGGTGCAGGAGGACACCCCCGTGGTCGTCCCGGACCAGGCAGAGGTCGCGGGGCTGCCCGGTGCCGACGCCGATGTCGCGGGCCAGGGCGAGCGACGCCTTGTCCGACGCCGGCTCCCAGGCCACCGGCACGCGTGCGGTGCGCTCTGCCTTGAGCAGGACGGTGAGGACCGCCGAGAGGCCCGCGACCGGGCCCCGCACGCGCAACGAGTCCGCGTCCGCGGCGGCGGCGACGTCCTCCCGTCGGGGGGCCTGGCCGGGCTCCAGACGGCGGAGGTCCAGCTGCACGGCGGCCATGCGGATACCCTGCCATCTGGCCCCGGCGGGAACCGCCGGGTGCCGCTCCACCCCCGACGCACAAGGAGAACCAGGACCCGATGCCGGCTGTCGTGCTGATCGGTGCCCAGTGGGGCGACGAGGGCAAGGGCAAGGCCACCGACCTCCTCGGTGGCCGCGTCCCCTACGTCGTCCGCTACCAGGGCGGCAACAACGCCGGTCACACGGTGATCACCCCGGACGGCGAGAAGTACGCCCTGCACCTCATCCCGTCGGGCATCCTCACGCCCGGCTGCACGCCGGTCATCGGCAACGGCGTGGTCATCGATCCCGAGGTGCTGATCGGCGAACTCGCCGGACTGGAGGAGCGCGGGGTGGACACCTCGCGGCTGGTCATCTCCTCGGACGCGCACTTGATCATGCCCCACCACCGGGCCCTCGACAAGGTCACCGAGCGCTTCCTCGGCAAGCGCAAGATCGGCACCACCGGCCGCGGCATCGGCCCCGCCTACGGCGACAAGGTGGCCCGCGTCGGCATCCGCGTGCAGGACCTCCTGGACCTCTCGATCCTCCGGCAGAAGCTCGAGGGCACGCTCCAGGAGAAGAACCAGATCCTGGTCAAGGTCTACAACCGCAAGGCCATCGACGTCGACGAGGTGGTCGCCGAGTACACGCAGTACGCCGAGGCGCTCAAGCACCGCATCGTCGACACCCGGCTGCTGCTCGGCCAGGCACTCGACGCGGGCGAGTGGGTGCTGCTCGAGGGCTCGCAGGGCACGCTCCTCGACGTCGACCACGGCACCTATCCGTTCGTGACGTCGTCCAACCCGACCGCGGGCGGCGCCGCCGTCGGCGCAGGTGTCGGCCCGACCCGGATCGAGCGGGTCGTCGGCATCCTCAAGGCGTACACGACCCGCGTCGGCTCGGGCCCCTTCCCGACCGAGCTCTTCGACGCCAGCGGCGAATACCTGCGCAAGCAGGGCGGGGAGGTCGGCGTGACGACCGGCCGCGACCGCCGCTGCGGGTGGTTCGACGCCGTCGTCGCCCGGTACGCCAGCCGGGTCAACGGCATCACCGACTACTTCCTCACCAAGCTCGACGTGCTGTCGGGTCTGGACACGGTGCCGATCTGCGTCGCCTACGAGATCGACGGCGTCCGGCACGACGAGATGCCCATGACGCAGACCGACTTCCACCACGCGAAGCCGGTGTACGAGGAGATGCCGGGCTGGGTCGAGGACATCCGCCACTGCCGGACGTTCGACGAACTACCGAAGAACGCCCAGGCTTACGTGCAGCGGCTGGAGGAGCTCTCCGGGGCCCGGATCAGCGTCATCGGCGTCGGCCCGGGCCGCGACGAGAACGTCGTCATACGGGACCTGATTGGTTGATGCTCCGCATCAACCACCGCGGCCAGGAGCCGTCCCCTGCTGCGATGAGCCGTTGCCGGCCGTTCCTCAGGGAGGCCTCCGGCCGCCCTTCGTCGCGGCCGCCTCGCGGGGCGGCTCGCCTATTGTTCCGCGGCTCTCTTCCGGCCCGGCTTGGTCCTCGCGGCTCTGCGGCCTTCCTCGGGGACCCTTCGGGCCCCCTCGTCAGGCCGCGGCGGCGAGCGCCAGTTCGGCGATGGCCACGGCGGCGTACTCGGGGAAGTCGGTGATCAGGCCGTCGACGCCCAGCGCGAGCAGCTGACGGGCCACGCCCATCGCGTCGCCCAAGGCCTCGGGGACATCGCCGATCCGGAGGTGCTCCGGCAGGAACGCGTTCTCCGCCCGCAGCGTCCAGGTGAAGACCGTCAGCGCCGCGCGGTGGGCCTCGGTCACCAGCGGGGAGCCGCCGCCCGTGGCACTCCGCAGCACCCGCTCCACGCTCGGCCCCACGCCCTGGGCGTAGGTGCTGATCTCCCGCAGCCCGGCGGGGGTGACCATGCGGTCACCTTCGGCGAAGTCGTTCACCAGCTGGACCATCTCCGGGCCCTGCTCACCCAGCCGCGCGCGCAGCTCGCGCAGGACGGCGGCGTCGAAGGACTGCAGCAGCACCGAACCCCGCGCGTCGGTCGCGTCCAGCCGGCGGAGCTCCTCGGCGACCAGCTCGGCCATGGGCAGGCCCTCCTCGGCCGACCAGCCCGGGTGCTTGAGCTCGGCCAGTACCCGGATCTGGCGCTCGGCGGTCGACCGGGTCCGCGCCAGGTCGATCACCTCGGCGAGGGTCAGGATGCCGAACCGGCCGTCGTAGGCGGTGTTCAGCGGGCGGAACTCGGGCATGCGCTCCACCGCGCGCAGCGTGCGCAGCTCGGCGAGGGTGAAGTCCTCGGCGAACCAGCCGGTGCACGGGGCGCCGTCCACCTCCTTGGTGGTGCGGCGGTCGGCGAACTCGGCGCGGCTGCCGACGTCGGTGGACCACGAGAGCTCGCTCTCGTGGCGGACGACGAGGGCGCCGTCACGGCTGACCACGACGTCGGGCTCGATCAGCTCTGCACCGAGGTCGATCGCCAGCTCGTAGCTGGCCACCGTGTGCTCGGGGCGGTAGGCGGGGGCACCGCGGTGCCCGATGACGACAGGACGGGGAAGGCGGGTCGCTGGTCGCACTGCCAGCGACTCGGTCGCGCGCATGTCCGTCACAGAACCTTAATCGGATGACTACGGGGTGAACTGAAGCGAACGCGTCTCACACAATTCGACAGACACAACGCTGACCAGCGCTGCACCATTCGCACCGTGACGGATCTCTCATCGCTGGGCTGGGGCAGGTGTGACGCAGTGCAATCCGGCACCGTGCTCGGACGGGTGGCGCGTATCGACCGAGGTCGGCTGACCGTGCTGACCGCCGACGGCGAGCGGCGCGTCGTCCCGGGGGCTGCGCTCCACGCCACCGACGGCACCGGTCCCGCGGTGGGCGACTGGGTGACGGTGCGCGGTGAGCTCGCCGTCGAGCTCCTCCCCCGGAAGAGTGCCTTCGTCCGGACCGTCGCCGGACGGAGGTCGGCCGCGCAGGTCGTCGCGGCCAACCTCGACCTGGTCCTCGTGGTCGACGCGCTCACCGGGGAGGCCCGGATGCGGCGCATCGAGCGCTATCTCGCCGTCGCCTGGAGCAGCGGGGCCACGCCGGTCGTCGTCCTCACCAAGGCCGACCTCTGCGCCGACGTCGCCGCCGCGGTCGAGGCCGTCCGCGAGGACGCCCTCGGCGTGGACGTGCTGCCCGTCAGCTCGGTGACCGGGGAGGGGCTGGCCGAGGTCCGCGCGCTGCTCGGGCCGGGCCGGACGGCGGCGATGGTGGGTCCGTCCGGCGTCGGGAAGTCCAGTCTCGTCAACGCACTGGCCGGGCGGACGGTTGCCGGGACGCGCGAGATCCGCGACGACGGCCGGGGGCGGCACACCACGACCGCCCGCGAGCTGCACCTGCTGCCCGGCGGGGGCCTTCTCGTCGACACCCCGGGGATGCGGGAGCTGGCGCTCCACGACGACGCCGACGGGGTGGAGGCCGCCTACGCCGACGTCGCCGAGCTGGCCGCCGGGTGCCGGTTCCGCGACTGCGGCCACCGCGGCGAACCGGGGTGCGCAGTGGCGGCCGCGATCGACGACGGCCGCCTGGACCCCGCCCGTTTCACCGCCTGGCGCAAGCTCCAGGCCGAGACCCACCGGCAGCTGCTGCGCATCGACGCCCGCGCCCGCGCCGAGGAGCGGGCCCGTCTGCGCAGCTTCCACCGGGGCCTGAGGGAGCGGCCCAACCGCCTGCGCTGACGGGGGCTCGGTAGTTTCGGCCCCGTGCGCGTGCTCGTGATCGGCTCCGGTGCCCGGGAGCACGCCCTGTGCGTGGCTCTGTCGTCCGACCCCGCGGTGGGCGCGCTCGCCTGTGCGCCCGGCAACGCCGGCACCCGAGCGCTCGCCGAACCCCTGGCCGTGGACGTGGCCGACCCGGACGCGATCGCCTCGGTCGCCACGGCGTGGTCGGCCGACCTCGTCGCGGTCGGGCCCGAGGTCCCGCTGGTCGCCGGCGCCGCCGACGCCGTCCGGGACGCCGGCATCGCCTGCTTCGGCCCCTCCGCGCAGGCCGCCCAGCTGGAGGGCAGCAAGTCCTTCGCCAAGCACGTCATGGAGGCGGCCGGCGTACCCACGGCACGGGCCTGGCCCGTGGGCGGGACCGCGGAACTGGAGACCGTGCTGGACGAGGTGGGGGCGCCGTACGTCGTCAAGGACGACGGCCTGGCCGCCGGCAAGGGCGTCCTGGTCACCGACGACCGCGCCGCCGCCGTCGCCCATGGTCACCGGGTGCTCGACGCCGGTGGGGCCGTGCTGGTCGAGGAGTACCTGGACGGGCCCGAGGTGTCGCTGTTCGCGATCACCGACGGGACGACGGTGCTGCCGCTGATCCCTGCCCAGGACCACAAGCGCCGCGACGACGGCGACGGTGGCCCGAACACCGGCGGGATGGGGGCCTACGCGCCGCTGCCGTGGGCGCCCCCTGGACTGGTCGAGGAGGTGCTCGGCACGGTGCTCCAGCCGACCGTCGACGAGATGGCCCGCCGCGGCGAGACCTTCAGCGGACTGCTCTACGCCGGTCTCGCGCTGACCTCTCGGGGGATTCGGGTGGTGGAGTTCAACGCCCGGTTCGGCGACCCGGAGACCCAGGTCGTGCTCCCCCTGCTGGAGACTCCGCTCGGCGGGCTTCTGCACGCCGCCGCGACGGGCACCCTCGCCGGCCACCCGCCGCTGCGCTGGCGGGACGGTGCGGCAGTGACCGTCGTCGTGGCCGCGCCCGGCTATCCGGAGGCGCCGCGGACGGGCGACCCCGTGACCGGCGCCGACGGCGAGGGCGTGCTGCACGCCGGGACGGCGCTGGCCGCGGACGGTTCGATCGTGTCGGCCGGGGGGCGGGTCGTGTCCGTCGTCGGGCTGGGCCCCGATCTCGCGGCCGCCCGGCAGACCGCCTACGAGCGCCTGGCCGGCGTCCGGCTGGCCGGCGGGCACTGGCGCACCGACATCGCGCTGGCCGCCGTCGAGGGGCGGATCACCGTCGGGTGACAGCCGCGTGAGCATCGCAGGGAGACGCCCGGAGCCGACAGGGAGTGAGCATCGCAGCGAGCGCCGGCGAGCGAGGAGCGGAGCGACCGCGAAGGCGACTGGCGGCGCCGACCGAGGAGCGGAGGGCGGCGCGGAAGCCGACCAGTGATCTCAGCCAGCCGTGACCGCCGGCCGGGCCCGCTCCGGGCGGGGCTCGGGCGGCCGGGGGCCCTCGTGCCGACGGCTGAGGTAGGTGCCGGCGACGTTCACGCAGGCCACCGTCGGGACGGCGATCAGCGCGCCGAAGATGCCGCCGACGAGCAGGCCCGCCGCGATCGCCAGCACGACCGCCAGTGGGTGCACGTGTACGGCCCGACCGAGCAGCAGCGGCTGGAGGACGTGTCCCTCGAGCTGCATGACCGCGATGACGATGGCCAGGGCGATGAGTGCGGAGATCGGTCCCTGGGAGACCAGGGCGACGAGCACCGCGACGGTGCCGGCGAGGAACGATCCGATGATCGGGATGAACGCGCCCAGGAAGACCAGAGCGGCCAGCGGGATCACCAGCGGGACGCCGAGGATGGCCAACCCGATGCCGATGCCGACGGCGTCGACCAGGGCCACCGCGACCGTCGCCCGGACGTAGGAGATCAGGGTGCGCCACGACCGGCGGGCCGCCTCGTCCAGATAGGCGCGGGAGCCGGCGGGGAAGAGGCCGACCAGCCAGAGCCAGATCGACCGGCCGTCCTTGAGGAAGAAGAACAGCGTGAACAGCGCCAGGACGAGGCCGGTGAAGACGTGGCCCACCGTGGTGGCGGTCGTGAGGGCGCCGGAGGCGATCGTCTCCTGGTTGGCGACCAGCGCTTCCTGCGCCTGGGCGACGGCCTCCTCCAGCTGACCGCTGGTGATCGGGAAGGTGCGGACGACGAACGACTGCACCTGCCCGATGCCCTCGCTGACCTGCTCGGCGAGGTCGCTGAAGCCGGCGCTGATCTGCTGGACGACCAGGGTGATGATCCCGGAGACGACTGCGAGCCCGACCACGAGCATGGCCGACGCCGCCAGCGATCGGGGCCAGCCGCGCTTCACCAGCCCGGCCGCCCCCGGCTGCAGGAGCGCCGCCAGCAGCAGGGCCACGATCACCGGGACGACGACGACCGCGATGTGGCTGGCGGCGTAGAGCAGGACGTAGAACCCGGCGATCACGACGATCAGCCGCCAGGACCAGGCCGCCGCCGTCCGCAGACCGAAGGGGACGTCGTCCTCGGCCGCCGCCCGGCGCGGGGGGGCCGTCCGCGCGACCGGGCGCCGTGGCCGGCCGCCCTCGGGTGTCGTGCGATCGGGCGGGCCACTGACTCCACCGGGGCCGGTCACGCCGTCGAGGTCGGGAGCGCCGGCCTCGGGGCTGCCCAGCGGAGGTCGCGTGGACCCCCGGGCGTCGCCGTCCTCGCTCGGATCGTGGTCGACGTCGACCGCCTCGGGCTCCGCCTGGTCGGGGTGGGGGTGCCAGGCGTGGGGATCGTGTTCCCGCGCGGCACGGATCCGCTCGCGGGCGCGGGCGGTCAGGTCACGGGCGCGGCCGCGCATCGTGCACCTCCGCTCGGGCGTCAGGGTCCTGGAAGAACATCGAAGCCCCACAGAGGGGACCCCGCCAGCCCTGCGGGAGGATGGTCCCGTGGTGCGACGAGCTGAGCAGAGCCAGGCGGTACCCGCATGATCGAGCGCTACACGCTCCCGGAGATGGGCCGCGTCTGGAGCGACCAGCACAAGTACGAGCTGTGGTGCCGCGTCGAGACCCTCGTCCTGGAGGCGCACGCCGCGGCCGGACGGGTCCCGGCCGACGTCGTCGATCCGGTCCGCAACGCCCCGCCTCCGACGCCCGAGCGGGTCGCGGAGATCGAGGAGACGACGCAGCACGACGTCATCGCCTTCCTCACCGCCTGGGCGGACAACACCGAGCCCCGCTCGGCGGCCGCCTACGTGCACCACGGCATGACCTCCTCGGACCTGCTCGACACCGCGCTCGCCGTCCAGCTGACCGACGCCACCGACGTGCTGCTGGCCAAGGCCGACCGGTTGGTGGCGGCCCTGCGCGACCACGGCCTGGCGCACCGGTCGACGATCAAGGTCGGGCGGACGCACGGCGTGCACGCCGAGCCCGTCGTCTGGGGCCACCGGGTGGCCGACCTCGCCTTCGCGGCCGCGCGGTCGCGGGACCGGCTGCGGGCAGCGCGCGACGCCGTCGGCGTCGTGGCCATCTCCGGCGCCGTCGGCACGTACTCGCTGATCGACCCGTCCGTCGAGGGGGCGGTGGCGTCGGCGCTGGAGCTGGAGCCGGCCGACGCCTCCACCCAGGTCGTGCTGCGCGACGGCATCAGCGAGTGGGTCTCGGCGCTGGCGATCATCGCGACGGTCTGCGAGGCGATCGCGCTGGAGGTCCGGCACGGCCAGCGCACCGAGGTGCGGGAGCTGTCGGAGGCGTTCGGGTCGGGCCAGAAGGGCTCGAGCGCGATGCCGCACAAGAAGAACCCGATCCGCTCCGAGCGCATCGCCGGGCTGGCGCGGGTGGTGCGCGCGGCGATCGTGCCGGTGATGGAGGGCATCCCGCTCTGGCACGAGCGCGACATCTCGCACTCCTCGACCGAGCGGGTGTTCCTGCCCGACGCCGCGATCACCACCGACTACCTGCTGAACATGACCGCCGGGCTGGTGGAGAACCTCGTGGTCGACGCCGACCGGATGCGCGCGAACCTCGAGTCCACCGGTGGGCTGATCTACACGTCGTCGGTGCTGCTGGAACTGGTCGAGGGCGGGCTGTCCCGCGAGGACGCCTACGCGCTCGTGCAGACGGCGGCGATGGAGACGTGGAACTCGGGTGTCCCGTTCCGCGAGACGCTGCGGGCGCGGGCGGCCGCGTCCTCGGTGGCGCTCGACGAGACCCGGCTCGACGAGATCTGCCGGCCGGAGCAGTACGTGGCCAACCTCGGCCCGCTGTTCGACCGGCTGGCCGCGCTCTCATGACCGTGGACCTGCCCCTGGTGGCCCGGGGGAAGGTGCGCGAGATCTACGACGCCGGCGACGACCGGCTGCTGCTCGTGGCCTCGGACCGGATCTCGGCCTACGACCACGTGCTGCCCACGCCCATCCCCGACAAGGGCAGGGTGCTCACCCAGCTCTCGGTGTGGTGGTTCGAGCAGCTGACGCCGGTGCTGGAGCAGTTCGGGGCGTCGCACCACCTGGTGTCGGCGGTCGACGTGCCTGCGGAGGTCGCCGGCCGCGCCATGCTGGTGCGGCGGCTGGACATGCTGCCGGTGGAGTGCGTGGCCCGCGGCTACCTGTCCGGCTCGGGCACGGTCGAGTACTCGCGCACCGGCTCCATCCGGGACGTCGCCCTGCCTGCGGGGCTGGTCGAGGGCTCGGAGCTGCCGGTGCCGGTGTTCACGCCGTCCACCAAGGCGGAGGTCGGGGAGCACGACGAGGCGATCGACTTCAGCGCTGTGCAGGGCGCCGTCGGAGCCGGCCGTGCCGCGGAACTGCGGGAGCTGACGCTGGCGCTGTACTCGCGGGCGGCGGAGATCGCGCTGGGGGCCGGGATCATCCTGGCCGACACGAAGTTCGAGTTCGGGATCTCGCCCGAGGGCGGGCTGGTGCTCGGCGACGAGGTGCTCACCCCGGACTCGTCCCGCTTCTGGCCGGCAGCCACCTGGGAGCCCGGCGCCGTGCAGCCGTCGTACGACAAGCAGTACGTGCGCGACTGGCTGACGTCGTCCGGCTGGGACCGGGCCTCCCCGCCCCCGGAGCTGCCGTCCGCCGTCGTCGAGGCCACCCGCGACCGCTACGTCACCGCCTACGAGCAGCTCACCGGCCGCCGTTTCGGCTAGCAGGTCGCGGCCCCGCGCGAGCATGGGTGGTGCCGGACCGGCCCGTCACCTACGGTCTCGGGGCCCGGAGCGTCCCCGCGACCTCGCCGGTCTCCGCCTCCCCCCTGGAGTTCCTATGGCCCTCGACCTGGTTCTGCGACGTCTCGCCGGTCGGGGGAAGCTCCTGATGGTCACCGCCATCACGAGCGCGCTGGTGCTCGGCGGGCTGACCTGGGCCCCTCCCGCGTCGGCCGCCGTCGGGGTGCCGGTGACGTATCCCGGGCACTTCTACGACTCGTCGGTGACCAACCCGAGCGCGGACAAACCGCAGAGCAAGCTCTGGTACCACGACGGCTCCTGGTGGGCGCTCATGGTGGAGGCCGGCGGCACAGCGGTGACCATCCACGAGCTCGACCGCGCCACGCACGTCTGGAACAACACCGGCACGATCGTCGACGACCGTCTCAACAGCACCGGTGACGCCCTCTGGAGCGGCAAGGACGGACGGCTCTACGTCGCCAGCCGCGTCAAGGGGACGGGGACCGGTGCGAACCTCGAGGTGACGGCCTACACCTACGGCAACGGGGCGTGGTCCCTCGTTCCCGGCTTCCCCGTTCCCCTGGACACCAAGGGCGGTTCGGAGTCGGCCACGATCGACCAGGACTCGCTCGGCCATCTGTGGGTCACCTACACCCAGGGCTCGAAGCTCTGGGTGGCGCACTCGACCGACGGGGGCCGCACCACCTGGACCCCGGGATTCGTCCCGAACGTGCCCGACGCGGCGATCGCGTCCGACGACATCTCGGCGTTGATCGCGTTCGGCTCCAGCATCGGCGTGCTGTGGTCGGACCAGCAGTCCGGCGCTGTGCGATTCGCCATCCACGACGACGGCGCCGCCGACACCGCCTGGCGGGTGGAGGACGTGCCGCTCCTGGCAGGTCTGGCCGACGACCACATCAACATCAAGCAGCTCACCGGGGACGCGCAGGGCCGGATCTTCGCCGCCATCAAGACCTCCGCGGACGAGGCCGCTTCCCCGAATCCGGACGACACCCTCGTCGGCGTCCTCACGCGGACGCCCGGGTCGAACGGGGCAGGGAGCTGGGCGCTGGCCCCGGCGGGCACCGTCGCCCAGGGGTACACCCGGCCGATCATCGCCATCGACGCCGAGAATGCCGAGCTGTACTTCCTCGCCACCACGGGCGTCGGCGGCCCCGACATCGTCTACAAGAAGTCGCCGCTGTCCAGCGTGAGCTTCCCGACCGGTCCCGGGCAGCTCTTCATCGACGCCAGCTACTCGGTGAACAACGCCTCCGGCGCCAAGGACCCGGTCGACTCCACGACCGACCTGGTCATCCTCGCCGCGTCGGGGGGCCAGGACAGGTATGCCCACGCCGAGATGGAGCTCGCCGGGGGCGGCGACGGCGGCGAGCCGGAGCCGGAGCCGGAGCCGGATGCTGCGCCCACGGTGGTGTCGACGAGCCCCGGCTCCGGCGCCACGGGGGTGGCCGTGACCGCGAACGTGACCGCCACCTTCAGCGAGGCCGTGACCGGGGTGAGCGGCACCAGCTTCACCCTTCGTCCCACGAACGGCACCACAGCCGTGGAAGCCGCCGTCAGCTACGACGCCGCCACCAAGGTGGCCACGCTCGACCCGGGCAGCAGCCTGGCCGGTGGTACCTCGTACACCGCGACGCTGTCCGGAGCCATCACGGACAGCGCCGGCCAGCCGCTCGACCCGAACCCGACGACCTGGAGCTTCACCACGGCCAGCGCGTCGGGCGATTCCAAGGAGCCGACGGTGAAGGCCAGGACCCCGGCTGCCGGCGCCACCGGCGTCTCGCTCGGGGTCAACGTCACCGCCACCTTCAGCGAGGCGGTGACCGGCGTGGACTCCAGCACGTTCACGCTGCGGAACAAGGCCACCGGGCAGCCGGTCCCCGCCGTGGTGTCGCTCACCAGCACCACGAACAAGTACATGCTCAACCCCGACAAGAACCTGGCTGCCGACACGCGCTACGTGGCCAGCCTCAGCTCCGGGATCCGGGACCTCGCGGGCAACGCCCTGACCCTGACCGAATGGGAGTTCCTCACCGGTCCGGCGCCGAAGGTCTCCTCACGGACGCCTGCCGCGGGCGCGACCGGCGTCAGCCGCACCGCCGACATCACCGCCACGTTCAGCGAGCCGGTGATGAACGTCACCACCGGCACCTTCACGGTGCGAGTCGGCACCGGTACGGCGATCACCGCCACGGTCACGCGAAACGGCACCACGAACCAGTGGATCCTGGACCCCGGGGTGACCCTGGCGGCGAACACCAAGTACACGGTCACGCTCACCGGCGGCCCGAGCGGGATCACCGACCTCGCCGGCAACCCCCTGAAGACCGTGAAGTGGACATTCACCACCGGGGCTACCTGATCCGGGG from Blastococcus colisei harbors:
- a CDS encoding AI-2E family transporter codes for the protein MRGRARDLTARARERIRAAREHDPHAWHPHPDQAEPEAVDVDHDPSEDGDARGSTRPPLGSPEAGAPDLDGVTGPGGVSGPPDRTTPEGGRPRRPVARTAPPRRAAAEDDVPFGLRTAAAWSWRLIVVIAGFYVLLYAASHIAVVVVPVIVALLLAALLQPGAAGLVKRGWPRSLAASAMLVVGLAVVSGIITLVVQQISAGFSDLAEQVSEGIGQVQSFVVRTFPITSGQLEEAVAQAQEALVANQETIASGALTTATTVGHVFTGLVLALFTLFFFLKDGRSIWLWLVGLFPAGSRAYLDEAARRSWRTLISYVRATVAVALVDAVGIGIGLAILGVPLVIPLAALVFLGAFIPIIGSFLAGTVAVLVALVSQGPISALIALAIVIAVMQLEGHVLQPLLLGRAVHVHPLAVVLAIAAGLLVGGIFGALIAVPTVACVNVAGTYLSRRHEGPRPPEPRPERARPAVTAG
- a CDS encoding adenylosuccinate synthase, whose amino-acid sequence is MPAVVLIGAQWGDEGKGKATDLLGGRVPYVVRYQGGNNAGHTVITPDGEKYALHLIPSGILTPGCTPVIGNGVVIDPEVLIGELAGLEERGVDTSRLVISSDAHLIMPHHRALDKVTERFLGKRKIGTTGRGIGPAYGDKVARVGIRVQDLLDLSILRQKLEGTLQEKNQILVKVYNRKAIDVDEVVAEYTQYAEALKHRIVDTRLLLGQALDAGEWVLLEGSQGTLLDVDHGTYPFVTSSNPTAGGAAVGAGVGPTRIERVVGILKAYTTRVGSGPFPTELFDASGEYLRKQGGEVGVTTGRDRRCGWFDAVVARYASRVNGITDYFLTKLDVLSGLDTVPICVAYEIDGVRHDEMPMTQTDFHHAKPVYEEMPGWVEDIRHCRTFDELPKNAQAYVQRLEELSGARISVIGVGPGRDENVVIRDLIG
- the purB gene encoding adenylosuccinate lyase — protein: MIERYTLPEMGRVWSDQHKYELWCRVETLVLEAHAAAGRVPADVVDPVRNAPPPTPERVAEIEETTQHDVIAFLTAWADNTEPRSAAAYVHHGMTSSDLLDTALAVQLTDATDVLLAKADRLVAALRDHGLAHRSTIKVGRTHGVHAEPVVWGHRVADLAFAAARSRDRLRAARDAVGVVAISGAVGTYSLIDPSVEGAVASALELEPADASTQVVLRDGISEWVSALAIIATVCEAIALEVRHGQRTEVRELSEAFGSGQKGSSAMPHKKNPIRSERIAGLARVVRAAIVPVMEGIPLWHERDISHSSTERVFLPDAAITTDYLLNMTAGLVENLVVDADRMRANLESTGGLIYTSSVLLELVEGGLSREDAYALVQTAAMETWNSGVPFRETLRARAAASSVALDETRLDEICRPEQYVANLGPLFDRLAALS
- the purD gene encoding phosphoribosylamine--glycine ligase, which translates into the protein MRVLVIGSGAREHALCVALSSDPAVGALACAPGNAGTRALAEPLAVDVADPDAIASVATAWSADLVAVGPEVPLVAGAADAVRDAGIACFGPSAQAAQLEGSKSFAKHVMEAAGVPTARAWPVGGTAELETVLDEVGAPYVVKDDGLAAGKGVLVTDDRAAAVAHGHRVLDAGGAVLVEEYLDGPEVSLFAITDGTTVLPLIPAQDHKRRDDGDGGPNTGGMGAYAPLPWAPPGLVEEVLGTVLQPTVDEMARRGETFSGLLYAGLALTSRGIRVVEFNARFGDPETQVVLPLLETPLGGLLHAAATGTLAGHPPLRWRDGAAVTVVVAAPGYPEAPRTGDPVTGADGEGVLHAGTALAADGSIVSAGGRVVSVVGLGPDLAAARQTAYERLAGVRLAGGHWRTDIALAAVEGRITVG
- the rsgA gene encoding ribosome small subunit-dependent GTPase A, whose protein sequence is MQSGTVLGRVARIDRGRLTVLTADGERRVVPGAALHATDGTGPAVGDWVTVRGELAVELLPRKSAFVRTVAGRRSAAQVVAANLDLVLVVDALTGEARMRRIERYLAVAWSSGATPVVVLTKADLCADVAAAVEAVREDALGVDVLPVSSVTGEGLAEVRALLGPGRTAAMVGPSGVGKSSLVNALAGRTVAGTREIRDDGRGRHTTTARELHLLPGGGLLVDTPGMRELALHDDADGVEAAYADVAELAAGCRFRDCGHRGEPGCAVAAAIDDGRLDPARFTAWRKLQAETHRQLLRIDARARAEERARLRSFHRGLRERPNRLR
- a CDS encoding Ig-like domain-containing protein, with the translated sequence MALDLVLRRLAGRGKLLMVTAITSALVLGGLTWAPPASAAVGVPVTYPGHFYDSSVTNPSADKPQSKLWYHDGSWWALMVEAGGTAVTIHELDRATHVWNNTGTIVDDRLNSTGDALWSGKDGRLYVASRVKGTGTGANLEVTAYTYGNGAWSLVPGFPVPLDTKGGSESATIDQDSLGHLWVTYTQGSKLWVAHSTDGGRTTWTPGFVPNVPDAAIASDDISALIAFGSSIGVLWSDQQSGAVRFAIHDDGAADTAWRVEDVPLLAGLADDHINIKQLTGDAQGRIFAAIKTSADEAASPNPDDTLVGVLTRTPGSNGAGSWALAPAGTVAQGYTRPIIAIDAENAELYFLATTGVGGPDIVYKKSPLSSVSFPTGPGQLFIDASYSVNNASGAKDPVDSTTDLVILAASGGQDRYAHAEMELAGGGDGGEPEPEPEPDAAPTVVSTSPGSGATGVAVTANVTATFSEAVTGVSGTSFTLRPTNGTTAVEAAVSYDAATKVATLDPGSSLAGGTSYTATLSGAITDSAGQPLDPNPTTWSFTTASASGDSKEPTVKARTPAAGATGVSLGVNVTATFSEAVTGVDSSTFTLRNKATGQPVPAVVSLTSTTNKYMLNPDKNLAADTRYVASLSSGIRDLAGNALTLTEWEFLTGPAPKVSSRTPAAGATGVSRTADITATFSEPVMNVTTGTFTVRVGTGTAITATVTRNGTTNQWILDPGVTLAANTKYTVTLTGGPSGITDLAGNPLKTVKWTFTTGAT
- a CDS encoding phosphoribosylaminoimidazolesuccinocarboxamide synthase; this encodes MTVDLPLVARGKVREIYDAGDDRLLLVASDRISAYDHVLPTPIPDKGRVLTQLSVWWFEQLTPVLEQFGASHHLVSAVDVPAEVAGRAMLVRRLDMLPVECVARGYLSGSGTVEYSRTGSIRDVALPAGLVEGSELPVPVFTPSTKAEVGEHDEAIDFSAVQGAVGAGRAAELRELTLALYSRAAEIALGAGIILADTKFEFGISPEGGLVLGDEVLTPDSSRFWPAATWEPGAVQPSYDKQYVRDWLTSSGWDRASPPPELPSAVVEATRDRYVTAYEQLTGRRFG
- a CDS encoding glycerophosphodiester phosphodiesterase family protein produces the protein MRATESLAVRPATRLPRPVVIGHRGAPAYRPEHTVASYELAIDLGAELIEPDVVVSRDGALVVRHESELSWSTDVGSRAEFADRRTTKEVDGAPCTGWFAEDFTLAELRTLRAVERMPEFRPLNTAYDGRFGILTLAEVIDLARTRSTAERQIRVLAELKHPGWSAEEGLPMAELVAEELRRLDATDARGSVLLQSFDAAVLRELRARLGEQGPEMVQLVNDFAEGDRMVTPAGLREISTYAQGVGPSVERVLRSATGGGSPLVTEAHRAALTVFTWTLRAENAFLPEHLRIGDVPEALGDAMGVARQLLALGVDGLITDFPEYAAVAIAELALAAAA